One stretch of Lucilia cuprina isolate Lc7/37 chromosome 6, ASM2204524v1, whole genome shotgun sequence DNA includes these proteins:
- the LOC111678299 gene encoding alpha-tocopherol transfer protein-like: protein MAQIRPLNEDLQKAAAEIGEDPARISADLEALKTWIKQQPHLRANTDDQLLIAFLRGCKYSLERAKSKIDKFYTLKSKFPEIFRPTDVDDPKFRDIFRLGMWSYLPTPLNGNGPRIGIMRMGLYSADKYNIEEVMAVASAMQEIVLLEDDYAIINGVVFIGDFEKATMAHMFQMTPSVAKKMTVFSEEAIPLRPKASHFINTPTGFEPVFNMIKPMMSEKQQKRLYVHGNKMDLLTNEIPLKYLPKEYGGENGCIADLTVEWEKKLDDYRDYFKKNAEFGTDEKLRPGKAIDFDSMFGIEGSFRKLNVD, encoded by the exons ATGGCTCAAATACGACCTTTAAATGAGGATTTACAAAAGGCTGCAGCCGAAATAGGAGAAGATCCAGCACGCATTTCAGCCGACTTAGAGGCCTTGAAGACATGGATTAAACAACAGCCACATTTGCGTGCCAATACTGATGATCAGCTTTTAATAGCTTTTTTGCGTGGCTGCAAATACAGCTTGGAAAGagcaaaatctaaaattgataaattctataccttaaaaagtaaatttcccGAAATTTTCAGACCCACCGATGTGGATGATCCCAAGTTTAGAGACATCTTTCGTTTGGG TATGTGGTCTTATCTGCCTACACCTTTAAATGGTAATGGTCCACGTATTGGTATTATGCGCATGGGTTTATATTCTGCCGATAAATACAACATTGAAGAGGTAATGGCAGTGGCTAGTGCCATGCAAGAAATTGTTTTACTCGAAGATGATTATGCTATTATCAATGGTGTGGTATTCATTGGTGATTTTGAAAAGGCCACTATGGCTCATATGTTTCAAATGACACCCTCAGTGGCTAAGAAAATGACAGTGTTTTCGGAAGAAGCTATACCCCTAAGACCTAAAGCCTCACATTTTATTAACACACCTACGGGTTTTGAACCCGTTTTCAATATGATTAAACCCATGATGTCGGAGAAACAACAGAAAAGG TTATATGTCCATGGGAATAAAATGGACTTGCTAACCAATGAAATCCCTCTGAAATACTTGCCCAAAGAGTATGGCGGTGAAAATGGTTGTATAGCTGATCTCACTGTCGAATGGGAAAAGAAATTAGATGATTatagagattattttaagaaGAATGCTGAATTTGGTACCGATGAAAAATTACGTCCCGGCAAAGCTATCGATTTTGATAGTATGTTTGGCATAGAGGGTTCCTTCCGTAAATTAAATGTGGATTGA
- the LOC111678297 gene encoding alpha-tocopherol transfer protein-like, whose amino-acid sequence MSIRPLSPALQKVAVEELNEDPKRIESDLADFKAWIEQQPHLKARTTDQFLIAFLRGCKYSLEKAKLKLDNYYALKEKYPDFLKRPNFDDEKFRKLLKMGIILYLPTPLTESGPRVVLVRNGAFDPSEFSFSEVAQYRQLMQDITLVEDDVAVVGGLVFIMDFADVSAAHLFQASPGAMRKVSQYSEQAIPLRIKASHFIDTPSGFEPVFNLIKPIMPEKIQKRMFVHGSKREELFKIIPKEILPEEYGGLNGSLQNLIDKWEEKILSYRDYFKEDEQYGVDESLRIKEVEVTDTKSTDMGLVGSFRKLVVD is encoded by the exons atgtctaTAAGACCCTTAAGTCCAGCCTTACAAAAAGTGGCCGTCGAAGAGTTGAATGAAGATCCTAAACGTATAGAATCTGATTTGGCTGATTTTAAAGCGTGGATAGAGCAACAGCCACATTTGAAAGCTCGTACTACAGATCAATTTTTAATAGCTTTTCTTAGAGGCTGTAAATATAGTTTAGAAAAGGCTAAATTGAAATTAGATAATTATTATGCCTTAAAGGAAAAATATCCTGATTTCTTAAAACGTCCCAATTTTGATGATGAGAAATTtcgtaaattattaaaaatggg tattataCTATATCTGCCTACCCCTCTAACGGAGTCAGGACCTAGAGTGGTATTAGTGCGTAATGGAGCCTTCGATCCTAGTGAATTCTCCTTTTCGGAAGTAGCTCAATATCGCCAGTTGATGCAAGATATTACCTTGGTGGAAGATGATGTGGCGGTTGTGGGaggtttagtttttattatggattttgctGATGTCTCAGCAGCTCATCTATTTCAAGCTAGCCCCGGTGCCATGCGTAAAGTTTCTCAGTACTCGGAACAGGCCATTCCGCTACGCATTAAAGCTTCACATTTCATAGATACACCCTCGGGATTTGAGCcggtatttaatttaataaaacccatTATGCCCGAGAAAATACAAAAGAGA ATGTTTGTCCACGGTTCAAAACGTGAGGAACTGTTTAAGATTATACCCAAAGAAATTTTACCTGAAGAATATGGTGGCCTTAATGGTAGTCTACAGAATTTGATAGATAAATGGGAAGAGAAAATCTTATCCTATAGGGACTATTTCAAAGAAGATGAACAATATGGTGTAGATGAATCCTTGCGTATTAAAGAAGTGGAAGTTACTGATACGAAATCAACAGATATGGGTTTGGTGGGCTCTTTTCGTAAATTAGTGGTGGACTAA
- the LOC111678298 gene encoding alpha-tocopherol transfer protein-like codes for MAQIRPLNETLQKAAVEQLGEDPKRLVEDLEALKTWIKQQPHLKANTDDQFLIAFLRGCKYSLEKAKSKIDKFFTLKTKFPEMFGVTDIDSPRFKEIFKMGMWMYLPTPLNETGPRICIMRSGLYPADKYSVEEIMGVANAVQEVLMLDDDYANVNGVVFIGDFEKATMAHMFQMTPGVMKKMTVFSEEAIPLRPKSSHFFNTPAGFDTVFNMVKPMLSQKQQNRLYVHGNKLDSLIQQIPLKYLPKEYGGENGSFDEITAVWEKKLEDYRDYFKKNAEYGTDEKLRPGKAIDFDSMFGIEGSFRKLNVD; via the exons ATGGCACAAATAAGACCCTTAAACGAAACTTTGCAAAAAGCAGCTGTCGAACAATTGGGTGAAGATCCTAAACGTCTAGTGGAAGATTTGGAGGCCCTTAAGACATGGATAAAACAACAACCTCATCTCAAAGCCAATACTGATGATCAGTTTTTAATAGCTTTCCTAAGAGGCTGTAAATATAGTTTGGAAAAGGCTAAATCAAAAATAGATAAATTCTTtaccttaaaaacaaaatttcccgAAATGTTTGGTGTTACGGATATAGATAGTCCTAGATTTAAGGAAATCTTTAAAATGGG TATGTGGATGTATTTACCCACTCCCCTCAATGAGACTGGACCGCGTATATGTATCATGCGCAGTGGTTTATATCCAGCCGATAAGTACTCGGTGGAAGAAATCATGGGTGTAGCAAATGCTGTGCAAGAAGTCTTAATGCTAGACGATGATTATGCCAATGTTAACGGTGTGGTATTTATTGGAGATTTTGAAAAAGCCACCATGGCTCATATGTTTCAAATGACTCCGGGCGTAATGAAAAAAATGACTGTGTTTTCCGAAGAAGCCATTCCTTTAAGACCGAAATCTTCACATTTCTTTAATACACCCGCAGGTTTTGATACAGTATTCAATATGGTCAAACCCATGTTGTCACAGAAACAACAAAATCGG ttatatgtCCATGGCAATAAATTGGATTCTTTAATCCAACAAATTCccttaaaatatttacccaAAGAATATGGCGGTGAAAATGGTTCTTTTGATGAAATCACTGCCGTTTGGGAAAAGAAATTGGAGGATTatagagattattttaagaaGAATGCTGAATATGGTACCGATGAGAAATTACGACCTGGCAAAGCTATCGATTTTGATAGTATGTTTGGCATAGAGGGTTCTTTTAGGAAATTAAATGTGGATTAA
- the LOC111678310 gene encoding LOW QUALITY PROTEIN: uncharacterized protein LOC111678310 (The sequence of the model RefSeq protein was modified relative to this genomic sequence to represent the inferred CDS: inserted 2 bases in 1 codon) translates to MIKPLSEELQKVAETELSEVPKRIPDDLLALKTWLQQQPHLKARQDDQFLIQYLRGCKYSLEKAKTKLDLFFTLKTKFSEFLNVTNVHDPSFRKMYNYGLCGPLPRPLNDNGARIYYTKYEGDVAKGLVDFDELYRVTNAMHEIVIMDDPYACINGNIYIMDLKGITLNAASKYTPIFLRKLIQFYEKSLPLRIKGVHFINTPGFFHSVLNIVMPLLSEKLRQRISVNGQNYESLYKIVPKKYLPQHLGGENGSMDEIFKEFDKKWLEYEHYFKDNINYGTNEKLRPGKPIDFDSMIGMGGSFRKLDNMLQIKSLPPELQKVAETELGELTRRIPDDLQILKTWIEQQPHLKARLDDQFLIQFLRGCKYSLERAKNKLDLFFTLKSKFPDFFNITDINEPSFRKMYSYGLGIPLPRPLNDSGPRIFFMKFEGDVAKGLVDFDELYRPTNAMHEILIMDDPYACINGIIYIMDLRDITINMAAKYTPSFLLKVVQFYEKSSPLRIKGAHLINTPTFFHSVLSLVMPLFSEKLRERISINGQNYENLYKIIPQEYFPSHLGGKNGSIADLFNDFEHKWTEYENYFKENINYGTNEQLRPGKPLDFGSMFGMGGSFRKLDKTDMSTVRPLTEKLQKIACQELNEQPERLQQDLAKFKEWIEKQPHLKARTDDQFLISFLRGCKHSLEKAKIKIDRFYTLKTKYPDFYTIHNMEKTKIRELVELGIGLSLPIPLNGTGPRILYIRTGHYPTDKFSFADVMCVANALQELCMLEDDYCVVCGYVQVLDMSEYSAAHMLQMTPTVVKKMSTFAEDAIPLRXINMPSSYEKVFNMLKPLMPLKQQERMFAHGSNLSSLYEHIPQKYLPQELGGENGSIEELTKEIKENFSKQQDYFLDDHNYRVEEKLRVDKIINYDDVFGIDGTFRKLNVD, encoded by the exons ATGATAAAACCATTATCAGAGGAATTACAAAAAGTTGCAGAAACTGAATTATCAGAAGTACCAAAAAGAATACCCGATGATTTGTTAGCTTTGAAAACTTGGCTGCAACAGCAACCACATTTAAAAGCCCGTCAAGATGATCAGTTTTTAATACAATACCTGCGTGGCTGTAAATACAGTTTAGAAAAGGCGAAAACCAAATTGGATCTGTTTTTTACCTTGAAGACAAAATTTTCGGAATTTTTAAATGTCACCAATGTACATGATCCCAGCTTTAGGAAAATGTATAATTATGG ACTTTGCGGACCTTTACCCAGGCCATTGAACGATAATGGTGCTCGCATTTATTATACCAAATATGAGGGTGATGTCGCTAAGGGTCTAGTTGATTTCGATGAACTTTATCGTGTTACAAATGCTATGCATGAAATTGTTATTATGGATGATCCTTATGCCTGTATAAAtggtaatatttatataatggATTTGAAAGGTATCACCTTAAATGCGGCTTCAAAATATACTCCAATATTTTTACGTAAACTTATACAATTTTATGAGAAATCTTTACCTTTACGTATTAAGGGTGTTCACTTTATAAATACGCCGGGATTTTTCCATAGTGTTTTAAATATTGTGATGCCGCTGTTGTCGGAGAAACTGAGACAAAGG ATTTCCGTAAACGGTCAAAACTatgaaagtttatataaaatagtacCCAAGAAATACTTGCCCCAGCACTTGGGCGGTGAAAATGGTTCAAtggatgaaattttcaaagaatttgataaaaaatggtTGGAATATGAGCATTATTTTAAGGACAATATCAACTATGGAACCAATGAAAAATTACGTCCTGGTAAACCAATCGATTTTGACAGTATGATTGGTATGGGTGGCTCATTCCGTAAATTAGAT aatatgTTACAAATAAAATCTTTACCGCCTGAATTGCAAAAGGTGGCAGAAACTGAATTGGGTGAACTAACCCGTAGAATACCAGATGATTTACAAATCCTTAAAACTTGGATTGAACAACAGCCACATTTGAAAGCTCGCTTAGATGACcagtttttaattcaatttttgcGTGGCTGCAAGTATAGTTTGGAAAGGGCTAAAAACAAATTGGATCTTTTCTTCACTTTGAAATCAAAATTTCCcgatttctttaatataactGATATAAATGAACCTAGTTTCAGGAAAATGTATAGTTATgg tcTGGGTATTCCTTTGCCACGCCCCCTTAACGATTCAGGTCCTcggatattttttatgaaatttgaaggTGATGTAGCCAAAGGTCTGGTCGATTTTGATGAACTTTATCGTCCTACAAATGCTAtgcatgaaattttaattatggaTGATCCTTATGCCTGTATAAATGGcattatatatattatggatTTGAGAGATATTACCATAAATATGGCAGCCAAATATACCCCTTCATTTCTGCTTAAAGTTGTGCAATTTTATGAGAAATCTTCACCTCTACGTATTAAGGGAGCACACTTAATAAATACCCCGACATTTTTTCACAGTGTTTTAAGTCTTGTGATGCCGTTATTTTCCGAAAAACTAAGAGAAAGG ATATCTATTAATGGTCAAAATTAcgagaatttatataaaataatacccCAAGAATATTTCCCCTCGCATCTGGGTGGTAAGAATGGTTCAATTGCTGATCTTTTTAATGATTTCGAACATAAATGGACAGAATATGAGaattactttaaagaaaatatcaactATGGCACCAATGAACAATTGAGACCTGGTAAACCTCTCGATTTTGGAAGTATGTTCGGTATGGGTGGTTCATTTCGTAAATTGGAT AAAACAGACATGTCCACCGTTAGACCTCTGACcgagaaattacaaaaaattgctTGTCAGGAACTGAATGAACAACCGGAAAGGCTACAGCAAgatttagcaaaatttaaagaatggATTGAAAAACAGCCACACTTGAAAGCTAGAACTGATGATCAGTTTTTAATCAGTTTCCTAAGAGGCTGTAAACACAGTTTGGAAAAGGCTAAAATAAAAATCGATCGTTTTTATACGTTAAAAACCAAATATCCCGATTTTTATACCATACATAATAtggagaaaacaaaaattagagAACTTGTTGAATTGGG TATTGGTCTATCATTGCCCATACCTTTGAATGGCACTGGTCCTCGTATACTCTACATACGTACCGGTCACTATCCCACCGATAAGTTTTCATTTGCTGATGTTATGTGTGTTGCAAATGCTCTGCAGGAGTTGTGCATGCTTGAAGATGACTATTGTGTAGTTTGTGGTTATGTTCAAGTATTGGATATGTCTGAGTATAGCGCGGCCCATATGCTACAAATGACTCCAACTGTGGTTAAGAAAATGTCTACATTTGCTGAAGATGCAATACCTTTGCG CATCAATATGCCATCAAGTTATGAAAAGGTTTTTAATATGTTGAAGCCTTTGATGCCGTTGAAACAGCAAGAGAGG ATGTTCGCTCATGGAAGCAATTTATCATCTTTATACGAACACATTCCTCAAAAATATTTACCCCAAGAATTGGGTGGTGAAAATGGTTCTATAGAGGAATTAACCAAGGagataaaggaaaattttagcAAACAACAAGATTATTTCCTAGATGATCACAACTACAGAGTAGAAGAAAAACTACGTGTGGACAAGATCATCAATTACGATGATGTCTTTGGTATAGATGGAACATTTCGTAAATTAAATGTAgattaa
- the LOC111678323 gene encoding alpha-tocopherol transfer protein-like: MSYIKALPLVLQKVAELELAEVPHRIPEDLKALRTWIEQQPHLNARLEQQFLIQYLRGCKYSLEKAKTKLDLFFTLKSKFPDLFNVTDINETRFRKIYNNGFGLALPRPLNEHGPRIFFLTFEGDIGKGLFDIEDLFRVVNAMHEILIVDDPYAGINGIVYILDMKNISLNMASKFTPSFLRKIVQFYEKSLPLRIKACHMLNTPGYFHSVLSILMPLLTEKLRQRMFIYGQNYADDLEKNIPKKYLPNYLGGTNGDREQLIKNFEEKWLEYADYFKQNENYGTEELLRPGKPIDFDNMYGLGGSFRKLDVD, encoded by the exons ATGtcttatataaaagctttacCTTTGGTATTACAAAAAGTGGCTGAATTGGAATTAGCAGAAGTGCCACACAGAATACCTGAGGACCTAAAAGCCCTAAGAACTTGGATAGAACAGCAGCCACATTTAAATGCCCGACTGGAACAACAATTTCTAATACAATATCTGCGCGGCTGTAAATATAGTTTGGAGAAAGCTAAAACCAAACTAGATCTATTTTTCACTTTGAAATCAAAATTTCCCGATTTATTTAATGTTACCGATATAAATGAGACaagatttagaaaaatttataataatgg TTTTGGTCTAGCCTTGCCACGACCTCTCAACGAGCATGGTCCACGTATATTTTTTCTGACATTTGAAGGTGATATTGGCAAAGGTCTATTTGATATAGAAGATTTATTTCGAGTGGTGAATGCTATGcatgaaattttaattgttgaTGATCCTTATGCCGGCATTAAtggtattgtttatattttggatatgaaaaatatttcccTAAATATGGCATCAAAATTTACACCATCTTTTCTGAgaaaaattgtacaattttatGAGAAATCTTTACCGTTGCGTATAAAAGCTTGTCATATGTTAAATACACCGGGATATTTTCACAGTGTTTTGAGTATATTGATGCCGCTGTTAACCGAGAAACTGAGACAGAGG aTGTTTATTTATGGTCAAAATTATGCTGATgatttagagaaaaatattcccaaaaaatatttacccaacTATTTGGGTGGAACTAATGGTGATCGAGAACAACTCATAAAGAACTTTGAAGAGAAATGGTTAGAGTATGCggattattttaaacaaaatgaaaactatgGCACCGAAGAACTATTGAGACCTGGTAAACCTATCGATTTTGATAATATGTATGGTTTGGGTGGTTCATTCCGTAAATTAGATGTGGACTAG
- the LOC111678296 gene encoding retinol-binding protein pinta-like isoform X1: protein MNPANADTPPVIRPLTPALQEVAIRELNENPKQLADDVLRLRQWILSQPHLKARTNDQFLLAFLRGTKFSLERSKQKIDRYYTLKAAIPEVFNEKRVVDDPQVLEILRMGIILQIPIPEDEGRPCVTIIRATAYDTSKYKFEDIIRVGSMFGEIMMIEDDNSTVCGYMEIMDMVDVSGTHLFNLQPDLLKKFSVFADEAMPMRQKGTCFINVPGPFERGFNTLKGFFPEKMKSRISVCSTADIIYDHVPREYLPEEYGGTNGTMQDIIDRMEAKLMKYRDYFLDEPNYGTEEKLREDGLPFDYESYFGIEGSFKQLDID from the exons ATGAATCCAGCCAACGCAGATACACCACCCGTTATAAGGCCATTGACGCCCGCTCTTCAAGAAGTGGCTATTAGAGAATTGAATGAGAATCCGAAACAATTGGCTGACGATGTCTTAAGATTAAGGCAATGGATTTTAAGTCAGCCCCATTTGAAGGCCCGAACAAATGATCAATTTTTATTGGCATTTTTAAGAGGAACAAAATTTAGTCTGGAGCGGTCTAAACAGAAAATTGATCGTTATTATACCTTAAAGGCGGCCATACCGGAAGTATTCAATGAGAAGAGAGTAGTTGATGATCCACaagttttagaaatattaagaATGGG CATAATCCTACAAATACCTATACCCGAAGATGAGGGCAGACCTTGTGTTACGATTATAAGAGCTACAGCATATGATACgagtaaatataaatttgaggATATTATAAGGGTGGGTTCTATGTTTGGTGAAATCATGATGATAGAAGATGATAACTCCACGGTTTGTGGTTATATGGAAATTATGGATATGGTGGATGTATCGGGAacacatttgtttaatttacaacctgacttattaaaaaagttttcagtaTTTGCCGATGAGGCTATGCCCATGCGCCAAAAGGGAACTTGTTTTATAAATGTACCAGGACCATTTGAAAGAGGTTTCAATACTCTAAAGGGATTCTTTCCAGAGAAAATGAAAAGTCGG ATTTCAGTTTGTTCCACAGCTGATATTATATACGATCACGTGCCTCGAGAGTATTTACCGGAAGAATATGGCGGCACCAATGGCACTATGCAGGACATAATCGACCGTATGGAAgcgaaattaatgaaatatcgTGATTACTTTTTGGATGAACCCAATTATGGTACTGAGGAAAAATTACGAGAGGATGGCTTACCATTTGATTATGAAAGTTATTTTGGTATAGAGGGTTCTTTTAAACAATTGGACATCGATTAA
- the LOC111678300 gene encoding alpha-tocopherol transfer protein-like codes for MVLRPLTDSLQKVANEELNEEPQSMASKLQSLKIWITEQPHLKSRTDDQFLIAFLRNCKYNLEEAQQKLDNYYSYIEKNPEILRRPDVAEERFRKLLKCGVVVYLPQPLNEVGPRVVLVRNGAFDPREFSFNEVSQFRQLMQDILFLEDDVAVVSGLIYVMDFGEVSASHYIQVSPAALKKISQYTEECVPLNLKANHFINTATGFAPLYNLAKAFMPAKIQNKMFVHGSNLEQLYKSIPQEILPLEYGGKAGSLQDLIDQWEQKVLSYVEYFKDNDKYGVDESLRVKNSDGATRSKFLGIFYLTKFCLL; via the exons ATGGTATTAAGACCCCTTACCGATTCGCTACAAAAAGTAGCCAATGAGGAATTAAATGAAGAACCCCAAAGTATGGCTAGCAAATTACAGTCTTTAAAAATTTGGATTACAGAACAGCCTCATTTAAAATCTCGTACAGATGATCAGTTTCTTATAGCATTCTTaagaaattgtaaatataatttagaGGAAGCTCAACAAAAACTGGACAATTATTAtagttatatagaaaaaaatcccgAGATCTTAAGAAGACCAGATGTAGCAGAAGAAAGGTttaggaaattattaaaatgtgg tgtGGTAGTGTACTTACCACAACCATTAAACGAAGTGGGTCCCCGTGTTGTACTGGTACGCAATGGGGCCTTTGATCCCCGGGAATTTTCCTTTAATGAGGTTTCACAATTTCGTCAATTAATGCAAGATATTTTATTCTTAGAGGATGATGTGGCCGTTGTTTCCGGTCTTATTTATGTTATGGATTTTGGTGAGGTGTCTGCTAGCCACTATATACAAGTTAGTCCGGCggccttaaaaaaaatttcacaatacaCTGAGGAATGTGTTCCTCTAAATCTAAAAGCTAATCACTTTATAAATACGGCCACTGGATTTGCTCCTCTGTATAATTTGGCTAAAGCGTTTATGCctgcaaaaatacaaaataaa ATGTTTGTTCATGGTTCTAATCTGGAGCAGTTATACAAATCCATACCACAAGAGATATTGCCCTTGGAATATGGTGGCAAGGCTGGCAGTTTACAAGATTTAATCGATCAATGGGAACAGAAAGTTCTTTCTTATGTGGAGTATTTCAAAGATAATGACAAATATGGAGTAGATGAAAGCTTACGTGTTAAGAATTCCGATGGTGCCACTAGATCCAAGTTTTtaggtatattttatttaactaagttttgtttattatag
- the LOC111678296 gene encoding retinol-binding protein pinta-like isoform X2, producing the protein MNPANADTPPVIRPLTPALQEVAIRELNENPKQLADDVLRLRQWILSQPHLKARTNDQFLLAFLRGTKFSLERSKQKIDRYYTLKAAIPEVFNEKRVVDDPQVLEILRMGIILQIPIPEDEGRPCVTIIRATAYDTSKYKFEDIIRVGSMFGEIMMIEDDNSTVCGYMEIMDMVDVSGTHLFNLQPDLLKKFSVFADEAMPMRQKGTCFINVPGPFERGFNTLKGFFPEKMKSRISVCSTADIIYDHVPREYLPEEYGGTNGTMQDIIDRMEAKLMKYRDYFLDEPNYDIWIEPKRRSWLKTFFGLF; encoded by the exons ATGAATCCAGCCAACGCAGATACACCACCCGTTATAAGGCCATTGACGCCCGCTCTTCAAGAAGTGGCTATTAGAGAATTGAATGAGAATCCGAAACAATTGGCTGACGATGTCTTAAGATTAAGGCAATGGATTTTAAGTCAGCCCCATTTGAAGGCCCGAACAAATGATCAATTTTTATTGGCATTTTTAAGAGGAACAAAATTTAGTCTGGAGCGGTCTAAACAGAAAATTGATCGTTATTATACCTTAAAGGCGGCCATACCGGAAGTATTCAATGAGAAGAGAGTAGTTGATGATCCACaagttttagaaatattaagaATGGG CATAATCCTACAAATACCTATACCCGAAGATGAGGGCAGACCTTGTGTTACGATTATAAGAGCTACAGCATATGATACgagtaaatataaatttgaggATATTATAAGGGTGGGTTCTATGTTTGGTGAAATCATGATGATAGAAGATGATAACTCCACGGTTTGTGGTTATATGGAAATTATGGATATGGTGGATGTATCGGGAacacatttgtttaatttacaacctgacttattaaaaaagttttcagtaTTTGCCGATGAGGCTATGCCCATGCGCCAAAAGGGAACTTGTTTTATAAATGTACCAGGACCATTTGAAAGAGGTTTCAATACTCTAAAGGGATTCTTTCCAGAGAAAATGAAAAGTCGG ATTTCAGTTTGTTCCACAGCTGATATTATATACGATCACGTGCCTCGAGAGTATTTACCGGAAGAATATGGCGGCACCAATGGCACTATGCAGGACATAATCGACCGTATGGAAgcgaaattaatgaaatatcgTGATTACTTTTTGGATGAACCCAATTATG ATATATGGATAGAGCCTAAGAGAAGATCATGGTTGAAGacattttttggtttattttaa